One window from the genome of Bacteroidota bacterium encodes:
- a CDS encoding PorT family protein has translation MKKLLSIFLFTFFIANANAQFYFGPQAGIGVATLNETEFNVNSKFAYHGGLMFNIPFTHHLSVMTGALYSSKGFKYDYVTATRSTVQNGQAVDSVLIDVGIKGDATLGYLDIPIMLTLYFGDQGGFFIQAGPQYSYLLTSTATLTTSTTYSVVSGTSTPPAPAQTETNLEFNKSDLALVGGIGYKLPSFLLVYARATTGFMKVIDDKFASDENAGKNFVIEVGVGLTLGGK, from the coding sequence ATGAAAAAACTCCTCTCCATATTTCTTTTTACTTTCTTCATAGCAAATGCGAACGCCCAATTCTACTTCGGCCCCCAAGCCGGCATAGGAGTAGCCACCTTAAACGAAACCGAATTCAACGTCAACAGTAAGTTCGCGTATCACGGCGGATTGATGTTCAACATACCATTTACGCATCATTTGTCTGTGATGACAGGCGCTTTGTATTCATCGAAAGGCTTCAAGTATGATTATGTAACCGCTACACGCTCGACAGTACAAAATGGACAAGCAGTTGATTCGGTTTTGATTGATGTTGGGATCAAAGGTGATGCAACACTCGGTTATCTCGACATTCCAATCATGCTTACTCTTTACTTCGGCGACCAGGGCGGCTTCTTCATTCAGGCCGGACCACAATATTCGTATTTGCTTACAAGCACAGCAACTCTTACCACTTCCACAACCTATAGTGTCGTAAGCGGAACCTCAACACCTCCCGCACCCGCTCAGACTGAAACCAACCTTGAATTCAACAAATCGGATCTTGCATTGGTAGGCGGTATTGGTTACAAGCTTCCATCATTCCTTCTCGTGTATGCACGAGCGACTACCGGCTTTATGAAAGTGATCGATGATAAATTTGCTTCGGATGAGAATGCGGGGAAGAATTTTGTGATTGAGGTGGGGGTGGGGTTGACGTTGGGTGGGAAGTGA
- a CDS encoding very short patch repair endonuclease gives MKSVKKEYVRDKRSPKPLNRSVSKVMSSNKAMNTKPELKLRRAIWNKGLRGYRLHWKVLPGSPDIAFSKQKVAIFVNGCFWHRCPICNLTLPKTNSIFWKDKFNRNVERDKRKSKELKKAGWISIVIWECQVKSNLENCVYKIQKIVSKNLR, from the coding sequence ATGAAGAGTGTTAAAAAGGAATATGTCAGAGATAAACGATCTCCTAAACCCTTAAATAGATCTGTATCAAAAGTCATGAGCTCTAATAAAGCCATGAACACCAAACCTGAACTTAAATTAAGAAGAGCAATTTGGAATAAAGGGTTGCGTGGTTATAGGTTGCATTGGAAAGTTTTACCAGGTAGTCCTGACATTGCATTTAGTAAACAGAAAGTTGCAATTTTTGTAAACGGTTGTTTTTGGCATAGATGCCCAATTTGTAATTTGACTTTACCTAAAACTAATTCAATTTTTTGGAAAGATAAGTTTAATAGAAATGTTGAAAGAGATAAACGGAAATCTAAAGAATTAAAAAAGGCTGGTTGGATTTCGATAGTTATTTGGGAATGTCAAGTAAAATCAAATTTGGAGAATTGCGTCTATAAAATTCAAAAAATAGTCTCAAAAAATTTGCGTTGA
- a CDS encoding helix-turn-helix transcriptional regulator, translating to MKTVGEIIRTTRESQGLLLRHVAAHLDIDQAILSKIERSERKPTRDNIIKLAKILNLNKEELLIQFMSDKIAFEIAYEDCAKKVLKVAEKKVKYLRSINHGR from the coding sequence ATGAAAACTGTTGGGGAAATAATAAGAACGACTAGAGAGTCGCAAGGTTTACTCCTAAGACATGTGGCTGCGCACCTTGATATCGATCAAGCAATATTAAGTAAGATTGAAAGAAGTGAAAGAAAGCCAACAAGGGACAATATTATTAAACTCGCTAAAATATTAAATCTTAATAAAGAAGAGTTGCTTATTCAATTTATGAGTGACAAAATTGCTTTTGAAATTGCTTACGAGGATTGTGCAAAAAAAGTTTTAAAAGTAGCGGAAAAAAAAGTAAAGTATTTAAGATCAATAAATCATGGAAGATAA